GGGGCCTTATAGGAGGCGTGTCCTCCAACATGTATTCACGAGGTATGGCAGAGTTTGAAAGAAAGGATTGAAAAACAGGCGATATTCAATGAATTCATATTTGCTGGCTTTTAAATCAGGCTTTGGCTTCCTGTCCACGATCCCTGTGGGAATTAGCATGGAAGGGATCGAAGAGCTAATGAAGAAGATCTACTTCTATCCTGTGGTAGGAGCAGTTCTCGGGCTTCTTATAGGGTCAATTGCATACATCGGGCAGATAATATTTCCCGCACCAGTGGTTGCAGCCCTTATCATGGGATTCATATATTATATTACAGGGTTTAACCATCTCGATGGAGTTACTGATATAGGGGATGGTTTCATGGCCCACGGATCGAGAGAAAAAAAGCTCAAAGCTCTCAAGGATACATCCCTTGGGACAGGGGGGGCAGCCTTTTGCATGTTGCTGCTGCTGACCCTTTATGGTTCCATAAGGGCAGTTCAAGAAGAAGGCCTGACTGTTTTCGGACCTGACCTCCCGGTTCTAATGTTTGGATCAATGTTTATTGCCGAAGTCAGTGCAAAACAGTCAATGTTGACTATTGCTGCCTTTGGGAAGCCAATACCTCCACGAGAAAAACAGGCTTATCCTGGCCTTGGAACCATGACTATAAACGGAGCAACAAAAAAGAATTTCCTGATAGGCTTCATATTCGGTGCCGTTGTTTGTTTCCTGCCCTTCGGGTGGATAGGGCTTCTGGCTTATCTTGGAGCCTGTACCTCGGCTCTGGTGATTCTTAACCGGAGTTATGCCCATTTCGGCGGCTTAAATGGCGACGGAATCGGTACTGCTAACGAAATCGGCAGGGTGACCGCTCTTACTATTCTCGCAGTTATCCTGAAACTATCATTGAACGGACAAATGGGAGGTTTAGAATGGACGCTATTGTAATGGCAGGAGGATTCGGGCAGAGGCTTGGAATGGGAGAAAAGCCATGTGTTGAGCTGCTTGGAAAGCCACTCATAGCCTATGTAATAGATACCCTCAGAGCCGCAAAGGGTATAGACAGGGTTTTCGTAGCGGTCTCTCCTGTTACTCCCAAAACTGAAATCATGATTCATGAGCGCTACAAAGGAGAAGTCCGCGTAATAAGAACCTTTGGCGGAAACTATGTAGGAGACATGATTTATGCGGTAGAAACTGCAGGAGCAACTGGTCCTGTAATGATTATCATGTCCGACCTCCCCCTAATAGACCCAGAACTTATCGATTTGGTAATTGAGAGGTATAAAGAAGAAGGAAAGCCTGCACTTTCGGTCTATGTCCCGATAAATGTCTGCAAAGGAGTTGGAATCAGGCCGGACACGGTTTTTAATAAAGATGGGAAGCTCATAGTACCTGCTGGAATTAATATTCTGGATAGTTCTCAAATCCGAAAAGAACAGGAAGACTTTAATCTGATACTTGATAATCCCAAACTAGCAATAAACGTAAATACCGTTGAGGATCTGCAGCGCTGCAGGGATCTGCTGCAGGTTTAAAACTAAAAAACTTACTAGAGGTGTCGTATATTCTATCATTAAAAAACCTGGTGCTGAGCCGTGATGGAAAGAAAATCCTGCATGGAGTCAATCTTGAGGTAGGCGACCGGGAAATTCACAGCATTATCGGTGCAAACGGCGCGGGAAAAAGTACACTTGCATATACCCTGATGGGACTCCAGGGTTATGAATACGAAGAAGGTAGCCTCATCTTTGATGGGGAAGATATCACACCGCTCTCAATAACCGAACGTGCTAGAAAAGGCATTACCCTCGCCTGGCAGGAGCCTGCCCGTTTTGAAGGGCTGAAAGTCAGGGATTACCTAGCAATCGGGGCAAAAGGCAATGGAGGCATTACTGAGGAGGAACTTAAAGAAGCCCTGAGGAAAGTTGACCTTAATCCCGAAAAATACCTGGACAGGGAAGTTGGTGAAGCACTCAGCGGAGGGGAAAGAAAACGTATAGAACTTGCATCAATAATCACGATGAAACCAAAACTTGCAATTCTTGACGAACCGGATTCCGGGATCGATGTTGTCTCCTTAAAAGAGATCGTGGCTTTGATCCAGACCTTAAAGGAAAATGGTTCCTCGGTACTTGTAATTACACACAGGGAGGAGATTGCAGCCGCATCCGATAAGGCGTCCCTGATGTGTGAAGGGACTATCCTCAGGAGCGGAGACCCCCTGGAAATCAGTGAGTTTTTCAAAAACAGATGCATACCATGTGACAACAGGGTATCCTCACCAAAGGCGGCTTAACGATGACCCAGATAACTGTTAATACGCTTTCAAGTGAAATCAAAGAAATGGACGCAGCCTATTCGGCAGCAGGAGGGAATCCTGCAGTACTGCATAAGCATGAGCTTGCAAGCCTTGTGATAAGCGGAAACAAAGTACTTAATGCAAACGGGACAGAAGGAATTGTGCTTGAAACTAATCGGACAGAACATGGAGTGGACGTTAATATGACCATTAAGAAAGGGTATAAAATTCCACTTCCTGTCCATCTCTGCTTTGGGCTTATTCCGGAAGACGGACTCCAGGAAATAAAGATGAATTTTGTGGCTGAAGAAGATTCAGCTGTCGAGCTCATTGCACACTGCACATTCCCTAACGCTGTGAAGGTTATTCATAGAATGGACGCCAAAATGGTCATAGGGAAAAATGCCTCATTAAAGTATACGGAAACCCATTTCCACGGTCCCCACGGGGGAGCTCAGGTGATTCCGAAAGCTTATGTAAAGATAGAGGAAGGAGGCCGTTACTATAATAATTTCTCACTGGTCTCGGGCAGAGTAGGATATCTTGAGTTTGATTACAGCGTGGATGCCGAGAAGGATGCTGTCTGTGAGATGGTTACCAAAGTCTATGGGAAAAAGGACGATAAAATAAAAATCCTAGAAAAAATATCCCTTAATGGGGAAAATGCAAGAAGCGTAATTAAAAGCCGACTGGCCATTACAGATAACGCGGAATCGGAATTCAGGGGAATTACCGAAGGTCATGCCCCGGGAGCCAGAGGGCATGTGGATTGCATGGAGGTTATCCAGGGCAATGCAAAAGCCGAAGCTGTCCCCATAGTACGTGTTGATAACCCTCTTGCCAAAGTAACCCACGAGGCTGCAATTGGGTGTGTGGACAAAAAAGAGGTAGAAACCCTGATGGCTCGCGGCCTTGAAGAAGAAGACGCAATTGATGTCATCGTGAAGGGAATGCTGGCCTGAGACCCGTTTTATTCCCTTTTTCACGCATAACTTAAGAAACTTAATTATCTCTCCAGGAATACTGGAAGTCTATCCCGTAAACTGTAAAAGGGGGATCCAATTTAATCTGAATGAGATCTTAACAAGAGGTGAGAGACATAGTTGGTGAAATTATTATCTTAGAGAAAAAATATTCCGAAAAAAACCTGCAGCTTATTACAGGAAAAAAAGATATATCTTCACATTATCAGGATATTCCCGAAGAAATGCTGCTCTTAAGTGAAGTCATTGAAGATCCCCTCAAACTACCTTACATGCTGGAAACTTTCTATACCGCTCCGATAAAGAATGAAAAAGCCTTCCATTTTGCTCTCCTGCGAGTCCAGGTAGATTCCGACCTCAGGATGCATGAGGATATCCAGAAATATCAGCAAAGGAAATATGTAGCCGAAACCCTGGAAAAGCTGCTCTATGGAGAACTTATGCTTTCAGTGGGAGAAAGTTCAGGCATGGAAAACGACTGATTAGTTCAGTTTCCTATAAGTGATTTTTATCTGGCTGTGCCATCTTTTTGGCTAATCTGGCTCCCGGCAGATTGGCATGGGATCTTGAAGTATATTCTTATTCTCCTGGGACTTTTTACAATAGCTCAATGGCAATAGAGATCAACCACCGAAGATGTTCGGAAAATTATATCTCTATAGTACTCCAGTCCTCACAATGCTGGTAATAGCAATGTCTTAACTGGCATTCATATTTTTAGGATTCTGGAAGTTTATTGCGCTGGCTTATGGACTTTTCAATCAGTTCCTCTTTTGTATAGACATAATATCTCTGAACAGGCTTGAAATAGGATGGACATCTACGCCAATTGAATTCATCGCCCTGGCGCTATATATCTCGCTCTGGGTCTATTCATAACAGGAGGCTACAGAGAAGAAGCCAGAATTGAAACATTGACCTGATTAGTTGTATTTCTCAAAAAGAGTTTGGTAATTCCTGCCCGAAGTATGACGGAAATCCCTCAGAAGCTGTTGAAAATAAAGATACTATACTGTAAACACCTGGAAGCCGTCATATAATGTGAGCAAACTCTATAGAGTCTCATGGAGTTTAGATTTTCCAGAAAGCCTATTGGATAAATCTGATTGTATTTGCATAAGTCGGAAAATTAAATTAATGAATAAAAAAAGTTTCTAAGATAAGAATAAATATATAAATCTAAAATAACATATAGGGAAGCTTAGGGGAATATTAATTTTTATTAAAACTGTCCCTGGAGTTCAAAACGAGGGTTTAAATCGGACGGCTTGCTTGAAGATTTCAAAAGCTGAATCTTCCCATAGAGAAAAAGTATTTTGGAACATTATGATTCTGGTTAGAGGGGTGAAAGCCAGATGTAGGGGTTGTACAGGCAGCAAAGGATTATAAGAGTTATATTTATGGAAAATACTCGATTGGAAACGTTCGATTATTGTATTAATAAGGATGCTGAAGCTGAAACCCCTATATCCGGGCAGTCGTCTCTGAAGTGACTAATTTTCTAATTACAGTGAGGATTAGAAAAGCCACGCCTTCTATTATATAAGGCGATAAAGGTTGATAAAAGCTTTCTAAAATAAAACAAAGATCTGGATAATGGGGGTTGAAATGGAAAGTAAAGAAGAGTTACTTCAGGAACTTTCAGATGCAATTGTTTCCTGTAAAAAGGATAGAGTAATTGATGCTGTAAACAAAGCAAAAGAAGTAATGGAACCTTCGGAAATAATTGAAAAAGGACTTTCTGCAGGCATGACTCAGGTAGGAATTCTTTTTGAGAGAGGGAAGCTTTTCCTTCCACACGTAATGATGGCTGCGGATGCAATGACAGCAGGAGTCAAAATTCTTGAGGCTGAAATGCCTGCAGAAACTCAGACAAAGAAACTGGGAGTTATCGTAAACGGCACGGTCGAGGGAGATGTGCACGACATTGGAAAATCAATTGTGTCCACAATGCTCCAGTCTGCTGGTTTTGAGGTGCACGATATCGGACGTGATGTTCCAATCAGGGATTTTATCGAGAAGGCAAAGGAAGTCAATGCTGATATGATTGGACTCTCCGCCCTTATGACCACAACCCTCCAGGGACAGAAGGACGTAATCGAGCTTCTCAAGGAAGAAGGGCTCAGGGACAAAATAAAAGTCATGGTAGGCGGTGCACCTGCAACCCAGGCATGGGCGGACAAGATTGGTGCAGACTGCTATGCTGAAAACGCAAGTGAGGCTGTCGCAAAGGCAAAAGAGCTGCTGGTCAGGAAGTGAAGAGAAATGGCAACCGAATATTCTTTGCGTATGGGAGACGGGAAGAGAATCTTCCTTACAAAAGATAAGATCATGGAGGAGATTGAGGCAGGTACTGGAAATGCTGCCGACCTTGGTGAAATCCCTGCTCTGAATGCCAATGAAATTGACAAGCTTGCTGAAATCCTCATGATGCCCGGCAAGGCTGTGAGTGTGGAACAGGGCATGGAAGTTCCTGTAACGCACGATATAGGTACTATAAGGCTCGACGGTGACCAGGGCAATAGTGGCGTTGGAATTCCTTCAAGCCGTCTTGTTGGGTGCATGATGCACGAGAGGGCTTTTGGTGCCGACACAATGGAACTGGGACACATTGACTACAGTTTCAAGCCTGTAAAACCTGTTGTTTCAAACGAGTGCCAGGCAATGGAAGTCTGCCAGCAGAACATGATCATTCCGCTGCTTTACGGTGCAATGCCCAATATGGGACTCTATTATACCCCGGATGGTCCTTTCGAGAACCCTGGCGACCTTATGAAAGCTTTCAAGATTCAGGAAGCCTGGGAATCAATGGAACACGCTGCAGAACACCTGACAAGGGACACGGTCTGGGTTATGCAGAAACTCTTTGCCTCAGGAGCCGATGGGGTCAATTTCGATACAACTGCGGCTGCAGGGGATGCTGATATGTACGGTACCCTCCATGCGGTCGAAGCCCTTAGAAAAGAGTTCCCTGATATGTACATTGAAGTAGGAATGGCAGGGGAAATGGTGCTTGGCATGCACGGAAACCTTCAGTACGATGGGGTGACCCTTGCAGGTCTGTGGCCTCATCAGCAGGCTCCTCTTGTTGCAAAAGCCGGAGCAAACGTTTTCGGTCCTGTCTGCAATACAAATACCAGCAAAACCTCAGCCTGGAACCTTGCCCGTGCAGTTACCTTCATGAAGGCAGCTGTGGAAGCTTCTCCAATTCCCTGCCACGTTGATATGGGCATGGGAGTCGGCGGAATCCCCATGCTTGAGACTCCTCCGATTGATGCAGTTACGAGAGCAAGCAAGGCAATGGTCGAAATTGCAGGCGTCGACGGCATATAGATCGGGGTCGGCGACCCTCTGGGTATGCCGATCTCCCACATAATGGCTTCTGGTATGACAGGAATTAGAGCTGCAGGCGACCTTGTTGCAAGGATGCAGTTCTCAAAGAACATGCGCA
The Methanosarcina thermophila TM-1 genome window above contains:
- the cobS gene encoding adenosylcobinamide-GDP ribazoletransferase, with protein sequence MNSYLLAFKSGFGFLSTIPVGISMEGIEELMKKIYFYPVVGAVLGLLIGSIAYIGQIIFPAPVVAALIMGFIYYITGFNHLDGVTDIGDGFMAHGSREKKLKALKDTSLGTGGAAFCMLLLLTLYGSIRAVQEEGLTVFGPDLPVLMFGSMFIAEVSAKQSMLTIAAFGKPIPPREKQAYPGLGTMTINGATKKNFLIGFIFGAVVCFLPFGWIGLLAYLGACTSALVILNRSYAHFGGLNGDGIGTANEIGRVTALTILAVILKLSLNGQMGGLEWTLL
- a CDS encoding NTP transferase domain-containing protein, which codes for MDAIVMAGGFGQRLGMGEKPCVELLGKPLIAYVIDTLRAAKGIDRVFVAVSPVTPKTEIMIHERYKGEVRVIRTFGGNYVGDMIYAVETAGATGPVMIIMSDLPLIDPELIDLVIERYKEEGKPALSVYVPINVCKGVGIRPDTVFNKDGKLIVPAGINILDSSQIRKEQEDFNLILDNPKLAINVNTVEDLQRCRDLLQV
- a CDS encoding ABC transporter ATP-binding protein, translating into MSYILSLKNLVLSRDGKKILHGVNLEVGDREIHSIIGANGAGKSTLAYTLMGLQGYEYEEGSLIFDGEDITPLSITERARKGITLAWQEPARFEGLKVRDYLAIGAKGNGGITEEELKEALRKVDLNPEKYLDREVGEALSGGERKRIELASIITMKPKLAILDEPDSGIDVVSLKEIVALIQTLKENGSSVLVITHREEIAAASDKASLMCEGTILRSGDPLEISEFFKNRCIPCDNRVSSPKAA
- a CDS encoding SufB/SufD family protein, producing the protein MTQITVNTLSSEIKEMDAAYSAAGGNPAVLHKHELASLVISGNKVLNANGTEGIVLETNRTEHGVDVNMTIKKGYKIPLPVHLCFGLIPEDGLQEIKMNFVAEEDSAVELIAHCTFPNAVKVIHRMDAKMVIGKNASLKYTETHFHGPHGGAQVIPKAYVKIEEGGRYYNNFSLVSGRVGYLEFDYSVDAEKDAVCEMVTKVYGKKDDKIKILEKISLNGENARSVIKSRLAITDNAESEFRGITEGHAPGARGHVDCMEVIQGNAKAEAVPIVRVDNPLAKVTHEAAIGCVDKKEVETLMARGLEEEDAIDVIVKGMLA
- the mtbC gene encoding dimethylamine corrinoid protein MtbC; this translates as MESKEELLQELSDAIVSCKKDRVIDAVNKAKEVMEPSEIIEKGLSAGMTQVGILFERGKLFLPHVMMAADAMTAGVKILEAEMPAETQTKKLGVIVNGTVEGDVHDIGKSIVSTMLQSAGFEVHDIGRDVPIRDFIEKAKEVNADMIGLSALMTTTLQGQKDVIELLKEEGLRDKIKVMVGGAPATQAWADKIGADCYAENASEAVAKAKELLVRK